Genomic DNA from Niallia circulans:
AATTACATAAAAAAGGTCTATTTTCCTGCAAGAAGACAAAAGCTATCAAAACTTCTTAATAGTTGACATATTTCAGCAAGCTTATTGAAAAGGAGGGTAGGTTTTGGCATTTTGGAGAAGAATAAGGGCATTACCCCATGCTTGGGAGCTCCGAGGTGAAGAACTCGTGAAAATACGATACATATTGTTAGCACTGCTGTTCCTGTTTTTTTCAAATGAAATAGCAGAAGCAGATGAATTACATAATCCAACAAAAGCTAAACTGAAAATTTTAGAAACGACAGATATTCATGCGAATATTTTAGATTACGATTATAAAAAACAGAAACGCACCATTGATTTTGGTTTAAGCAGAACGGCAGCGCTTATTCAAAAAATCAGGTCACAATCTGATAATACGCTTTTATTCGATGTTGGCGATGTAATAAAGGGAAATGCACTGGCAGAATTTATTGCCAAAAGCAATCTTCTTTATCTTACAGATATCCACCCTGCATATAAGACGATGAATTTATTGGAGTATGATGCAGCGACTGTTGGAAATCACGAATTTAATTATGGAATCGGTTTTCTGATGAAAAGCTTAACTGGCGCTGATTTCCCTATTGTAAATGCAAATATATATGTGGATGATCATAATAACATGGAGGAAGATGATCTGCATTTTTTTAATCCGTATGTCATTTTGCCGCAAACGATTAAAACAGAGGACGGTAAAGAGGAGACATTAAATGTTGGTGTTATTGGCTTGCTGACGCCGATTGCAGCACAATGGGACAAGGAATACTTCAAAGGTAATCTTATTATGAAGAATATGAGTGAAACAGCAGCTGAGCTAGTACCGAAAATGAAAAAGGAGGGTGCTGATCTTATCATTGCCCTTGTTCATGCAGGACTGCAAACAGATGGTGCTCTTGAAGAAAAACAGGGAAATAATGTAGTTGATGTGAGTATGGTGGAAGGTATTGATGTTCTATTATTTGGACATTCTCATGGGCTGTTTCCGAAAAATGGTGAAAAGAATACTGATGTTATTAACCATCAGGCCGGAACGATAAATGGGAAGCCAACCGTTCAAGCAGGCTTTTGGGGAAATCATCTTGGAATCATTGATTTAACGTTGGAGAAAAGAGCAGGTACGTGGAAGATAACAGCATCCAAATCACAGGCAAAACCTATTATCCGAATCATTAATGAGAAGAAGGTGCCAGTCGTTTCCCCATACCAGCCGATTGAGTACTTAATGAAGCCCTATCATGAGCAAACATTGGAGTATATGAAAAGCGTAAAGGAATAGCTGTAAGCAGGATAATTGCTTCTTGGACTGTAATCATTCTATAGTAATATAGAGAACAAAAGGAGGTCAGAAAAATGTCGAAAACAATAAAAGATGCTAAGTTTTCTGTCCTTGATTTATCACCAATTACAGAGGGAAGTACTGCTGCTGCTGCTTTTAAAAATTCATTAGATTTAGCACAGCATGCAGAAAAATGGGGATATAATCGATATTGGGTTGCAGAACATCACAGCATGCCAGGCATTGCCAGCAGTGCTACGTCTGTGCTGATTGGATATATTGCAGGAGGAACGAGCAAAATCCGTGTCGGGTCAGGCGGAATCATGCTGCCAAACCATGCACCATTGGTTATTGCCGAACAGTTTGGGACATTAGAGTCATTATATCCAAACAGAATTGATTTAGGGCTTGGACGTGCTCCGGGAAGCGATCAGTTAACTGCGAATGCATTGCGCAGAGGCGGAAAAAGGGACGGAAGTGACTTTCCGGAAATGCTTGAGGACTTACGCCAATTTTTAAGGCCTTATGAGCAAACAGGCTTGCCTGTCCGTGCTATTCCTGGAGAAGGCTTAAACATTCCAATATGGCTGTTAGGCTCAAGTGGATTCAGTGCAAAGCTGGCAGCAGAGCTTGGTTTGCCATTTGCCTTTGCAAGTCACTTTTCATCAGATTACACTATCCCAGCATTACAAATTTACCATCAGAATTTCAAACCATCCACAGTGCTTGAAAAGCCTTATGTTATGGTTGGGGCCAACGTTATCATTTCTGAGACAGAGGAAAAAGCTAAATATTTGGCTACATCCTCACAACAGCAATTTTTAAGCTTAATAAGAGGCAGACCAACACAAATGATGCCGCCTGTTGAAAACATGGATGAAATTTGGAGTCCGTATGAGCGATCTGTAGTTCAGCAACAGCTTAAATCTTCTATTATTGGTACACAGGACATAGTTGCCGCAAAGCTTGAAGAATTTTTGAAGGAGACACAAGCGGATGAAGTTATTGTTAACACAGCTTTATATAGCCATCAAGAAAGACTTGAATCCTTTAAGCTTCTCAAGGAAATTGTGATGTAGCTTTTCTTTTTCTCAGGTTATCGCTTGACTATATGCCCAAATATGATTTATCTTTCTTACATGTGCTATACATGGAGGTTTTTTTTTGAAAACGACAATGATCTTAAAAAATGCTGATAAAATCAATCAATTATTAACAGATATAGTAAAAGAGTCTTTTGAAGAAATCAGAGGAGAAGAAGTATTGCTTTGTATGGAATGCTGTGATGTTGATTTATTTGTGACAGTTGATTCACATGAAGAGCTTACTTGCGCCATTAAGGAAAACTTTGAGCTAGATGAATTTGGCGAAGTGCTTGATAAAGAAGCATACATTCAATTATTGAAAGAGCTAGATGAATACTATGTAGAGCTCCATATTCAATCAGGCTTTTACGATTACTTCCCAGCAGGAACCTATACTGTTAACGGTAAGGAAGAAGAAACGGAAACAGATATATTAGCGCCGAAAGGAATTTTTTACGCACCTTTTGAAGAAGCGGTTAAAGAATAATGTGCAAAAGAGGAAAGGGGCTGCCTTTCCTCTTTTTTACGGTGTTTTTATCTCATTACTTGGCTCTTTCCACTTTAAAATGCCATCGTCCTTGTCATATTCAATAATGACGTCGGAAACACCTTTTTCCTCCAAAATTTGATCCTCAATGCGATGTCTAATAAGATCGGCTTGTGCGACAGTTAGCTTACTGTCTAATTCAATACTCAATTCAACATGGAAGTTCTCGCCTTCTTTGTAGACAGAAATGTCCTGAATATCACGCACATCTGGGTCTGCCATCGCAATAATGCCGATTCTTCCTTCCATTTCCGCATCACTTTCACCGATAGCACCAGCAGCGTTATCCAAAAATACTCTGCCAACAACAAAAAACATAAATATACCAATGATTATCGAAGCAAGACCCTCGGCTTGATGGAAGGGAGTATACTGTGCAATGATGACAGCGAGCATTGCGAGCAGACCACCGCCAGTTGCAACAATGTCCTCCAGAAAGACTAACTTTGTGGCGGGATTTGCTTTTTTTAAATATAGGAAGCTGTCTTTAAAAAGGCTTAAACCTCGAGACGGGACACCCTGATCTTTCACGATTTCCTTCATCGCTTTCATTAGTACAAAGAATTCTAGTATGACAGCAAGGGCAAGTACTGCAATGTTTAAATAAAACCCAGTTGATTCAGTCGGATGAAATAAGTGGTCAATGCCTTCACGGATTGTCTCATAGGACATAATACCAACAATAAGCACAGCAAATAACAAAACTAGATTAACAAGTCTGCCAAAGCCGCCAGGAAATCGTTTTGTAGGTGCTTTTTTGCTTAAAGCAGAACCGATAAAGACAAAAAATTGATTTGCTGCATCACCAAGTGAATGCATTGTTTCAGCAAACATCGCGACATTCCCCGTTATCCCAAAAGCGGTCCCTTTTATTGCGGCAATCAGCGTGTTAACAACCGTTGCGTAAAGTGCCGATTTATTTCCATTCTTTAGCAACGCAAAAAAATCTTTCATCCTTAAACCTTCTTCCTATTGTAAATAACCAACGCTCATTTTAAAAGGATATAAATTACATCATTCCCATTTATTAAAATTACATGCAAAGGAGGCATGAATGGACATAAAACTAAAAAGAAGTCTGTCAAATTACGACAGACTAATCAGACTATGTAAGTTAATTCTTGGAAGCTTTGAGATTTCTGTTTTAAGAACATTAAACAAAAACAAAAACTGGCACATTAGTTCGCTTTTTCAACTGCAGCATTCCAGTCGGGAAAATAATGAAGAGCATGCCTCATTAAATCAGGGTGGTTTGTTTTAATTTTCTTTTTGTTTAATTGTTCTCCCTTAGAACGCAAACCTTGGATTGCAGCGATAACTTGATCTGCACTCATTGTTACTTCCATTAACTTACCTCCTTAAGTAGATTATCACCATTATTGCCAGTTTTGATTTCTTTAAACATGACTATCGTTATTTCCTCGGAAACCGCAAAATGCACGAGAATAGAGCAGCATTTGACAAAACTGGGACGAATCTTGGCCTAGCAATAAAAACGGTCTTTTTGTTTGTCGCAGCGTATAGCAAACTATATAATAGAAAATAAGTGCAAATTAGCACAACGGAGTATTCGTACTAAGGGAGTGTATGGACTAATATGAGGTTAAAGTTTTTATCTGGTGTGTTTCTAGTAATAATGCTGTTATTCACCATAAATATTTCGAATGCTTCTGCACATGCATATATCGTCAATTCGACTCCGAGTGAAAATGAAAGCTTGGATGATTCACCAACAAAAGCGACGATTGAGTATAACGAGAAGATTCAATCAGGGTTTGCCGTTTTAAATGTAACGAATTCCGCTGGTGAAAAGGTGGATAAAGGCAATGTGACAGTGGAGGATAAAACAATCTCCGTTGATTTGAAAGATGACTTGAAAAATGATGTTTATACAATGGAATGGCGTGTTGTCTCCGCTGACGGGCATTCGATAACAGGACTTGTTCCATTTAGTATTGGAGAGCTGCCAGAGGGTGTTGTGCTTCCGCAAAAGCAATATACGGCAGACAAAAGCAGTATGGTGAGTGTTTCACTAAATAAAGTACTATTATACAGTGGTTTTTCTCTGTATATGGGACTTGTTTTATTTTATCTCGTTTGGTTTAGACCAAATCGACTCGAGTCTAAGATTACAGGAAGAACGAAAAGGTATGCTGTTGTTGCTTTAAGCTTAATAGGATTAGGATTACTATCCTTTATCGTTATCCAAACACAAGTTAATGCAGGCGTGTCCTTTTTCCAGGCATTGAAACCTTCCTTGCTTCTTGAAACGCTGAAAAGCACAAAAGAAGGGACAATTTGGTCCATTCAAATGGTATTATTCCTTGTTTTAGTGCTGACGCAAGTACTTGTTTTCAAAAAAGGAGCACTTTTAAAGAAAAGAATGTGGATATTGCCGCTCATCAGCTTTGTTGGCATTCTCCTTTGTAAAGCCTTCATTGGTCATCCGTCAAGTTCACCATATGAAAATATAGCAATCATCATGAACTTTTTCCATTTGACGGCAGCTTCCATTTGGCTTGGAGGCATTATTGTGATCATCTTCCTTCTAAAGGAAGGGGTTTTTGCAAAAGAGGGAGAGCAGCATGATATTTACTGGAACACACTGCAGGCTTATTCTATGTGGGCACTGTTTACAGTTGCAGTCCTTGCGATTTCTGGTGCTGTTAATGGTTCCTTGCTTATCCCGGATTTCCATTCGTTAGTTAGCACCGCTTATGGAATTACCTTACTTGTGAAAGTCGGTATTTTTGCGTTAATGGTTGGGTTTGGCGCCTATCATCTTGTAAGCAGAACAATGCTATCAAGGCAAAAATTCTATAAAAAGACGATTAAGATAGAAATGGTACTTGGCGTGCTTCTGCTTATTGTTACAAGCGTCTTTACACAGCTGCAAACACCGACCTTGCCGATTGATAAGCCCTTTTACAGTGAAGCAGAGATTGCTTATAATGAGAATTTGAGTCTTGCTGTTTCACCGAAGAAAACCGGTATCCAAAACCAGTATGAAGTTAATTTATTTGATAATGACAGAGATCCTTTAAAGGATCCTGAACAAATCACGATTGAATTAAAGCAGGGAGAACAGCAAACCTCCTTTACCCTTGAAAAAGCAGGGGAAGGAAAATATACCGCTGAGAATCTCCAGCTCAATAGCCCAGGTAAATGGGAAGTAACTGTTCATCTATTATTTAAAGACCTCGACAGTTACGATATCCCCTTTGAATTTAACGTAAGATAAACATGGGGAATGATTATTTCTTGGGAAACCGCAAGAAATGACAAGTTTTTTGATAAAAAGTCGTTTTTAAAGATAACATGTCGAATAACGACAAAGGCCGTGCATTTATGCATGGCTTTTGTTGTGCTTTATATTCTTAAGCTGCTTTTTTTGAAATAAGAGTTATTTAATCTGTTTGCAAGCACACCAGCAAAGGCTGTGAAAATAAGATCCTTCACTAATGGAAGCATCATCCAGCCCCAAACAATTGGATAGGAGAAGCTTTCAGGCGCTTGTGCCCATAGCTTATAGGAAAAATACATCCAGTTAGTACCGATTACATAATTAATCGCCAATCCAACATAACTGCTAAAAATAAATGCAGGCAAGGAGCTGTTTCGTTCACGAATAGCTCCTACTGTATAAGCAAGTAAAATATAGCTGAGAATAAAACCGAATGTTGGGCTTATCAGGATTCTTAAACCACCGCTTAGTCCGGAGAAAATAGGGAAGCCAGCAAGTCCGATTAACATATAGGAAATCATCGCAATCATGCCGAGCCTTTTGCCTAACAACAGACCAGCCATAATGGCGAAAAAGGTTTGCAGAGTTATTGGTACACCTGCAATTATTAAGAAGTTTGTTACATTAGCGCCGATTGTCATTAACGCTACAAATAAGGCTACCATCGTAATATCAATTGCTCTCCATTTTTTCATGTCAACTTATCCATCCTTTATAAATATGTATTATAACTAAAATTTACTATATAAGGAGTTGGAATATATGTCAACCACATTTTATTTTTAGTTAACTTATTTATTTGAAATGATTTACATAAAAAAACATAGATTGCGAAGAATAGAAGGAAACAGCAGTAGAAAGGAG
This window encodes:
- a CDS encoding metallophosphoesterase, translated to MAFWRRIRALPHAWELRGEELVKIRYILLALLFLFFSNEIAEADELHNPTKAKLKILETTDIHANILDYDYKKQKRTIDFGLSRTAALIQKIRSQSDNTLLFDVGDVIKGNALAEFIAKSNLLYLTDIHPAYKTMNLLEYDAATVGNHEFNYGIGFLMKSLTGADFPIVNANIYVDDHNNMEEDDLHFFNPYVILPQTIKTEDGKEETLNVGVIGLLTPIAAQWDKEYFKGNLIMKNMSETAAELVPKMKKEGADLIIALVHAGLQTDGALEEKQGNNVVDVSMVEGIDVLLFGHSHGLFPKNGEKNTDVINHQAGTINGKPTVQAGFWGNHLGIIDLTLEKRAGTWKITASKSQAKPIIRIINEKKVPVVSPYQPIEYLMKPYHEQTLEYMKSVKE
- a CDS encoding LLM class flavin-dependent oxidoreductase produces the protein MSKTIKDAKFSVLDLSPITEGSTAAAAFKNSLDLAQHAEKWGYNRYWVAEHHSMPGIASSATSVLIGYIAGGTSKIRVGSGGIMLPNHAPLVIAEQFGTLESLYPNRIDLGLGRAPGSDQLTANALRRGGKRDGSDFPEMLEDLRQFLRPYEQTGLPVRAIPGEGLNIPIWLLGSSGFSAKLAAELGLPFAFASHFSSDYTIPALQIYHQNFKPSTVLEKPYVMVGANVIISETEEKAKYLATSSQQQFLSLIRGRPTQMMPPVENMDEIWSPYERSVVQQQLKSSIIGTQDIVAAKLEEFLKETQADEVIVNTALYSHQERLESFKLLKEIVM
- a CDS encoding cation diffusion facilitator family transporter, which codes for MKDFFALLKNGNKSALYATVVNTLIAAIKGTAFGITGNVAMFAETMHSLGDAANQFFVFIGSALSKKAPTKRFPGGFGRLVNLVLLFAVLIVGIMSYETIREGIDHLFHPTESTGFYLNIAVLALAVILEFFVLMKAMKEIVKDQGVPSRGLSLFKDSFLYLKKANPATKLVFLEDIVATGGGLLAMLAVIIAQYTPFHQAEGLASIIIGIFMFFVVGRVFLDNAAGAIGESDAEMEGRIGIIAMADPDVRDIQDISVYKEGENFHVELSIELDSKLTVAQADLIRHRIEDQILEEKGVSDVIIEYDKDDGILKWKEPSNEIKTP
- a CDS encoding copper resistance CopC/CopD family protein, encoding MRLKFLSGVFLVIMLLFTINISNASAHAYIVNSTPSENESLDDSPTKATIEYNEKIQSGFAVLNVTNSAGEKVDKGNVTVEDKTISVDLKDDLKNDVYTMEWRVVSADGHSITGLVPFSIGELPEGVVLPQKQYTADKSSMVSVSLNKVLLYSGFSLYMGLVLFYLVWFRPNRLESKITGRTKRYAVVALSLIGLGLLSFIVIQTQVNAGVSFFQALKPSLLLETLKSTKEGTIWSIQMVLFLVLVLTQVLVFKKGALLKKRMWILPLISFVGILLCKAFIGHPSSSPYENIAIIMNFFHLTAASIWLGGIIVIIFLLKEGVFAKEGEQHDIYWNTLQAYSMWALFTVAVLAISGAVNGSLLIPDFHSLVSTAYGITLLVKVGIFALMVGFGAYHLVSRTMLSRQKFYKKTIKIEMVLGVLLLIVTSVFTQLQTPTLPIDKPFYSEAEIAYNENLSLAVSPKKTGIQNQYEVNLFDNDRDPLKDPEQITIELKQGEQQTSFTLEKAGEGKYTAENLQLNSPGKWEVTVHLLFKDLDSYDIPFEFNVR
- a CDS encoding biotin transporter BioY, whose translation is MKKWRAIDITMVALFVALMTIGANVTNFLIIAGVPITLQTFFAIMAGLLLGKRLGMIAMISYMLIGLAGFPIFSGLSGGLRILISPTFGFILSYILLAYTVGAIRERNSSLPAFIFSSYVGLAINYVIGTNWMYFSYKLWAQAPESFSYPIVWGWMMLPLVKDLIFTAFAGVLANRLNNSYFKKSSLRI